A genomic window from Haladaptatus caseinilyticus includes:
- a CDS encoding SLC13 family permease, which produces MTGQSNPRHRLMIFVVALFGTALIASVPSPAGLSVRGQFALATMFFAGLLWVTGAFPLAVTALSIPILLTVFGVYADLDEALVGFADHLIFLFIAGFMLANALQKYDIDRRIALWMMSVMGSSPRRLVLAVMLATAFLSMWVSNTATAAMMTPIALGVLSQVLGRENVETASESPTGTDTAATDGGIAAADEFSNIQVSMLLGTAYAASVGGVGTLIGTPPNAVLASQLNEILGYEIGFAQWLIIGVPIVAITLPVVWYVLTYVLYPPQIEDVSDARRQARRYLADEGELSTRGKRVAAIFTATAFLWVVGGLGDFLGPYLPSAWEVTLFGGEGTSVFGIDGHQGILYYVVVGLLAIPSLVLADTMDWDDLVDIDWGTILLFGGGIALADALATTGATKWIADSVFRSLTGSPIVLVVGAVVLLVIFLTEMTSNTATATIIIPILISIGSVFAATLGLTDVAAAVFLSVSGAIAASFAFALPVATPPNAIVFGSGYLKQSQMMRAGVILNLLMTVILTGLIWLLFQFVWPQVLW; this is translated from the coding sequence ATGACAGGGCAGTCGAATCCACGTCACCGTCTCATGATCTTCGTCGTCGCACTGTTCGGAACTGCGCTCATCGCAAGCGTACCGAGTCCGGCCGGTCTCTCGGTCCGGGGGCAGTTCGCGCTCGCGACGATGTTTTTCGCCGGACTGCTTTGGGTAACGGGGGCGTTTCCCCTCGCCGTAACAGCGCTCTCGATACCCATCCTCCTCACCGTCTTCGGCGTCTACGCCGATTTGGACGAAGCGTTGGTCGGATTCGCCGACCACCTCATCTTCCTGTTCATCGCCGGGTTCATGCTGGCGAACGCGCTCCAGAAGTACGACATCGACCGACGAATCGCGTTGTGGATGATGTCGGTGATGGGGTCGTCACCACGGCGACTCGTCCTCGCCGTCATGCTGGCGACGGCGTTCCTCTCGATGTGGGTGTCGAACACGGCGACGGCCGCGATGATGACGCCCATCGCACTCGGCGTCCTATCGCAGGTTCTCGGCCGTGAAAACGTTGAAACCGCGAGCGAGAGTCCCACAGGAACGGATACCGCCGCCACTGACGGGGGAATCGCGGCGGCGGACGAGTTTTCGAACATACAGGTGTCGATGCTACTGGGAACCGCATACGCTGCGAGCGTCGGGGGTGTTGGAACGCTCATCGGAACGCCGCCGAACGCGGTTCTCGCGTCCCAGCTGAACGAAATCCTCGGCTACGAAATCGGCTTCGCGCAGTGGCTGATCATCGGCGTTCCGATAGTGGCCATCACCCTCCCGGTCGTGTGGTACGTCCTCACGTACGTTCTCTATCCGCCGCAGATAGAGGACGTAAGCGATGCTCGCCGACAGGCACGCCGATATCTCGCCGACGAGGGTGAACTGAGCACGCGCGGCAAACGGGTTGCGGCTATCTTTACCGCGACGGCGTTCCTGTGGGTCGTCGGCGGATTGGGTGATTTCCTCGGTCCATACCTCCCGTCGGCGTGGGAGGTCACGCTCTTCGGCGGGGAGGGAACGAGCGTTTTCGGTATCGATGGTCATCAGGGTATCCTCTATTACGTCGTCGTCGGACTGCTTGCCATTCCGTCGCTCGTGCTGGCGGACACGATGGACTGGGACGACCTCGTGGATATCGATTGGGGAACCATCCTCCTGTTCGGCGGCGGTATCGCGCTCGCGGACGCTCTCGCTACGACCGGGGCGACGAAATGGATCGCCGACTCCGTGTTTCGTTCGCTTACGGGTTCCCCCATCGTCCTCGTCGTCGGCGCGGTCGTCCTCCTCGTCATCTTCCTCACCGAGATGACTTCGAACACCGCCACCGCGACCATCATCATTCCGATTCTGATCAGTATCGGGAGCGTCTTCGCGGCCACACTCGGCCTTACCGACGTGGCCGCGGCCGTCTTCCTTTCCGTTTCCGGAGCCATCGCCGCCAGTTTCGCGTTCGCACTGCCGGTAGCGACGCCGCCCAACGCCATCGTGTTCGGAAGCGGCTATCTGAAACAGAGTCAGATGATGCGTGCTGGTGTGATCTTGAACCTGCTGATGACGGTCATCCTCACCGGACTCATCTGGTTGCTCTTTCAGTTCGTCTGGCCACAAGTTCTCTGGTGA
- a CDS encoding ATP-dependent helicase, with protein sequence MDGRALLAREGFEFDPEAIELADEAVLDLLEPAVKEWWVEAFGEFVPENGGFFTPPQREAIPLIHGHENALIASPTGSGKTLASFTAILNELFRRERESGLENSVYCLYVSPLKSLANDIHRNLEVPLSGIREKMAGGEPQPSESVAVTDSEPAESTAAVSEVRHAIRHGDTDSTARQRMLQETPHILNTTPETLAILLNSPKFKEKLRTVEYIVVDEIHSLADGKRGTHLSVSLERLENIAETSPTRIGCSATVEPLSTIAEFLVGQESPDGGSREYEIVDTRFVREFDLELNCPTDDLINTPRDSVQDRFYRQLDELIRDHTNTLVFTNTRSGAERVLQNLRDRFEGYDEDNSGCHHGSLSKEARQRIEGRLKEGDLDVVTTSTSLELGIDMPYVDLVVQVGSPKSVASLLQRVGRAGHQLGQTVTGRVIALDRDELVECAVMLKKAEEGFVDRVFVPESAQDVAAQHVYGMAINDVRREADIKATLQRAYPYRNYDDDAWESLLRYLTADYDGLEDKNVYAKVWRDGNDPPDGEYHYSDYPVGEPLMGKRGRLARVIYMTNIGTIPDSFSCDVFTRADNEWVGDLDENYLDTLEKGDVFVLGGQHFEYSYRRGSKVYADRTSARPTVPSWFSERLPLSYDLGREITAFQGELLSRLSDRGKPGVRVWLRTFPLDENSVRAIVRMFDEQVRYAGPESISTEDRLAVEIEMDRDEYKRHYYVHSNYGRKFNDGLSRVVAYRCAQSANTNVSVAVADNGFTISMPLNRKVDVPGILRDISPDELRDDLRSALSGTDLLQRYFRINATRSLMILKRYKGYEKSASEQQVSSEMLLGFADDLDDFAVIEETYREIIEDKLALEPIEDVLEALQAGDIDVVQNRVQSPTPRAFGLATLMASDVVLAEDESAVLQAFHGRVLDEIEEDEGIETD encoded by the coding sequence ATGGATGGGCGAGCGCTGTTGGCCCGCGAAGGATTCGAGTTCGACCCCGAAGCGATCGAACTCGCGGACGAGGCGGTGCTAGATCTCCTCGAACCGGCAGTCAAGGAGTGGTGGGTCGAAGCGTTCGGCGAGTTCGTTCCGGAAAATGGCGGGTTCTTCACGCCGCCACAGCGCGAGGCCATTCCGCTGATTCACGGCCACGAGAACGCCCTCATTGCCTCGCCAACTGGGAGCGGAAAGACGCTTGCCTCCTTCACCGCGATTTTGAACGAGTTGTTCCGTCGGGAGCGCGAATCCGGGCTCGAAAACTCGGTCTACTGTCTCTACGTCTCGCCGCTGAAATCGTTGGCGAACGATATCCACCGAAACCTCGAAGTACCGCTGTCGGGAATCCGGGAAAAGATGGCGGGCGGCGAACCGCAACCGTCCGAATCGGTGGCGGTCACCGATTCGGAGCCAGCCGAATCCACAGCGGCTGTAAGCGAGGTTCGTCACGCGATTCGACACGGCGACACGGACTCGACAGCGCGCCAGCGGATGTTACAGGAAACGCCGCATATCCTCAACACGACGCCGGAAACGCTCGCCATCCTGCTCAACTCGCCGAAGTTCAAGGAAAAGCTTCGAACGGTCGAATACATAGTCGTGGACGAAATCCACAGCCTCGCGGATGGAAAACGGGGAACACATCTCTCGGTCAGCCTCGAACGGCTCGAAAATATCGCGGAGACGTCGCCGACGAGGATCGGCTGTTCCGCGACGGTCGAACCGCTCTCTACCATCGCGGAGTTCCTGGTCGGGCAGGAGTCACCAGACGGTGGGAGTCGGGAGTACGAAATCGTGGACACGCGATTCGTTCGCGAGTTCGACCTCGAACTCAACTGTCCGACGGACGACCTCATAAACACGCCACGGGATTCGGTGCAAGATCGATTCTACCGGCAGTTGGACGAACTCATTCGGGACCACACGAACACGCTCGTGTTCACCAACACGCGTTCCGGCGCGGAGCGCGTGTTGCAAAACCTCCGCGACAGGTTCGAGGGATACGACGAGGACAACTCCGGCTGTCACCACGGCAGCCTTTCGAAGGAAGCTCGCCAGCGAATCGAAGGACGATTGAAGGAGGGCGATTTGGACGTGGTGACGACCTCCACGAGCCTCGAACTCGGAATCGACATGCCATACGTCGATTTGGTGGTCCAGGTCGGCTCTCCGAAGAGCGTCGCCTCCCTGCTCCAGCGAGTTGGACGTGCGGGTCACCAACTCGGGCAAACCGTCACCGGGCGAGTCATCGCCCTCGACAGGGACGAACTCGTCGAATGTGCGGTCATGTTGAAGAAGGCGGAAGAGGGCTTCGTGGATCGCGTGTTCGTCCCCGAAAGCGCACAGGACGTAGCTGCTCAACACGTCTACGGGATGGCGATAAACGATGTTCGGCGGGAGGCCGACATCAAAGCGACACTTCAGCGCGCATATCCCTACCGAAACTACGACGACGACGCGTGGGAGTCGCTCCTCCGCTATCTGACCGCGGACTACGACGGATTGGAGGACAAAAACGTCTACGCGAAGGTGTGGCGAGACGGGAACGACCCGCCGGACGGCGAGTATCATTATTCGGACTACCCGGTCGGCGAACCGTTGATGGGAAAGCGGGGTCGCCTCGCTCGCGTCATCTATATGACGAACATCGGGACGATACCCGACTCGTTTTCGTGTGACGTGTTCACGCGGGCGGACAACGAGTGGGTCGGTGATTTGGACGAGAACTACCTCGACACGCTCGAAAAGGGTGACGTGTTCGTCCTCGGTGGCCAGCATTTCGAGTACAGCTATCGGCGCGGGTCGAAGGTGTACGCCGACCGTACCAGTGCTCGTCCGACGGTTCCATCGTGGTTCTCGGAGCGTCTGCCGCTTTCGTACGACCTCGGGCGAGAAATAACGGCGTTTCAGGGGGAACTCCTCTCGCGACTGTCCGACCGTGGCAAACCCGGTGTTCGAGTATGGCTCCGGACGTTCCCACTGGACGAGAACAGTGTCCGCGCTATCGTCAGAATGTTCGACGAGCAGGTTCGATACGCAGGCCCCGAAAGCATCAGCACGGAAGACCGCCTCGCGGTCGAAATCGAGATGGATAGGGACGAGTACAAACGCCACTACTACGTTCACTCGAACTACGGCCGGAAGTTCAACGACGGCCTCTCCCGCGTCGTCGCGTATCGATGTGCACAGTCGGCCAACACGAACGTCTCCGTCGCTGTTGCCGACAACGGCTTTACCATTTCCATGCCGCTGAATCGGAAAGTGGACGTTCCGGGCATCCTCCGTGATATCTCCCCGGACGAACTACGCGACGACTTGCGGTCTGCTCTCTCCGGAACCGACCTGCTGCAACGATATTTCCGAATCAACGCGACGCGCTCGCTGATGATACTCAAACGCTACAAAGGATACGAAAAATCCGCGAGCGAACAACAGGTGTCGAGCGAGATGTTGCTCGGGTTCGCCGACGATCTGGACGACTTCGCCGTCATCGAGGAAACCTACCGCGAAATTATCGAGGACAAACTCGCGCTGGAGCCCATCGAGGATGTCCTCGAAGCGCTACAGGCGGGTGATATCGACGTCGTCCAGAATCGGGTGCAGTCTCCGACACCACGGGCGTTCGGACTCGCAACTCTCATGGCGAGCGACGTGGTGCTCGCGGAGGACGAGAGCGCAGTCTTACAGGCGTTCCACGGGCGCGTTCTCGACGAAATCGAGGAAGACGAAGGCATCGAAACGGATTGA
- a CDS encoding SRPBCC family protein yields MQSDVRLERGSGGRRLAVSRVIDAPTEVVWNLLTDTAYWPDWGPSVRAVECSDGTITAGSTGRVKTSLGIWIPFEVTSCDGYRWTWNVAGIPSTGHRVEGLETDSRVVFELPIFGAAYVPICQRALEKIARLADEGL; encoded by the coding sequence ATGCAAAGCGACGTCCGCCTCGAACGTGGTTCCGGCGGCCGCCGCCTCGCGGTTTCGCGCGTGATCGACGCCCCGACGGAAGTCGTCTGGAATCTGCTAACGGACACCGCGTACTGGCCCGATTGGGGTCCCTCCGTGCGGGCCGTCGAATGCTCCGATGGGACCATCACCGCCGGTTCGACCGGCCGGGTGAAAACGTCACTCGGCATCTGGATTCCATTCGAAGTCACATCCTGTGATGGCTATCGCTGGACGTGGAACGTCGCGGGGATTCCCTCGACGGGACATCGGGTGGAGGGGTTGGAAACCGACAGTCGCGTCGTGTTCGAACTCCCGATATTTGGGGCTGCATACGTTCCGATCTGCCAGCGTGCGCTCGAAAAAATCGCTCGTCTCGCTGACGAAGGGTTATAA
- a CDS encoding MBL fold metallo-hydrolase, with amino-acid sequence MRVTFLGTGSAMPTGERFQTGIVVENDENRLLVDCGSGVLHRLQQSGIGYENISTVLLTHHHLDHISDLLPLLKARWLAGEEHLEVVGPKGTKALLDGLLSVHDYLDGKVELQVREVGEQEFSVAGFDVEGFETRHSMPCLAYRFGDEFTFSGDSEAFSALANFADGCSVLVHDCSFPDDVDVANHPTPTQLGEALSGVNIGRVYLTHLYPHTDGKHEAMVSSVGEHYDGDVRFAEDLFSVTI; translated from the coding sequence ATGCGAGTCACGTTCCTCGGCACGGGTAGCGCGATGCCGACCGGCGAACGATTTCAAACCGGAATCGTCGTCGAAAACGACGAGAATCGTCTCCTCGTGGACTGTGGCAGTGGCGTCCTCCACCGTCTCCAGCAGTCGGGAATCGGTTACGAAAACATCTCGACGGTCCTGCTTACCCATCACCATCTCGATCACATTTCCGACCTTCTCCCCCTCCTCAAAGCCCGTTGGCTTGCCGGGGAAGAGCATCTCGAAGTCGTCGGACCGAAGGGAACCAAAGCCCTGCTCGACGGACTTCTCTCGGTCCACGACTATCTCGATGGGAAAGTCGAGCTTCAGGTTCGCGAAGTCGGCGAACAGGAGTTCTCGGTCGCAGGATTCGACGTAGAAGGGTTCGAGACGCGGCATTCGATGCCGTGTTTGGCCTACCGGTTCGGCGATGAGTTTACTTTCAGCGGCGACAGTGAGGCGTTTTCCGCGCTGGCCAATTTCGCGGATGGCTGTTCCGTCCTCGTCCACGACTGTTCGTTCCCCGATGACGTGGACGTAGCGAACCACCCGACGCCGACGCAGCTCGGCGAGGCGCTCTCCGGGGTGAATATCGGCCGCGTCTACCTGACACATCTGTACCCACACACCGACGGAAAGCACGAAGCCATGGTCTCCTCGGTGGGAGAGCACTACGACGGCGACGTCCGCTTCGCGGAAGACTTGTTTTCGGTCACGATTTAG
- a CDS encoding mRNA surveillance protein pelota: MRIDDRTSLDGNRERITLVPESVDDLWHLTYLLEPGDSVSGDTTRRIQRADDQMRDTGGEREHMHITLDVEDVEFHRFANRVRVGGVITDCSREDQLGLHHTINVEEREKISIEKVWKRDQLDRLDDAVEATENPDVAIATVEEGAVYIHTVAQYGADEYTSFTGTTGKGEYASGRTELFDQLGSALSHLDVDAIILAGPGFTKQDAYDHIADNYPDLTDLITQVDVSSVGDRGVHEVLKRGAVADVQEQTRIGTEAELIDELTRRIAEGAKAAYGIEQVAKAADFGAVERLLVLDERLRKERGALGEDEDGGEWAIDVNEVITDVERKGGDVTVFSHEFAPGEQLSNLGGIAALLRYRLE, encoded by the coding sequence ATGCGAATAGACGACCGAACGTCCCTCGACGGGAACCGCGAGCGAATCACGCTCGTTCCCGAAAGCGTGGACGACCTCTGGCATCTTACCTACCTCCTCGAACCGGGTGACAGCGTCTCCGGCGACACGACTCGACGGATTCAGCGCGCAGACGACCAGATGCGCGATACGGGCGGCGAGCGTGAGCACATGCACATCACCCTCGACGTTGAGGACGTGGAGTTTCATCGATTCGCCAATCGCGTCCGGGTTGGTGGCGTCATCACCGACTGTTCGCGGGAAGACCAGTTGGGTCTCCACCATACCATCAACGTCGAAGAACGCGAGAAGATCTCCATCGAGAAGGTGTGGAAACGCGACCAGTTGGACCGACTCGACGACGCCGTCGAGGCGACGGAAAATCCGGACGTTGCCATCGCCACCGTCGAAGAGGGTGCGGTGTACATCCATACCGTCGCGCAGTACGGTGCCGACGAGTACACGTCGTTCACCGGAACGACCGGAAAGGGTGAATATGCGAGTGGGCGAACCGAACTGTTCGACCAGTTGGGGTCGGCGCTTTCCCATCTCGACGTGGACGCGATCATCCTCGCCGGACCGGGATTCACGAAACAGGACGCGTACGACCACATCGCCGACAACTACCCCGACCTGACCGACCTCATCACGCAAGTGGACGTGAGTTCAGTCGGTGATAGGGGGGTTCACGAAGTCCTGAAACGCGGTGCCGTCGCGGACGTGCAGGAGCAGACGAGAATCGGCACGGAGGCGGAACTCATCGACGAACTCACGAGACGTATCGCGGAGGGTGCGAAGGCCGCCTACGGTATCGAGCAGGTGGCGAAAGCCGCGGACTTCGGGGCGGTCGAACGTCTCCTCGTGTTGGACGAACGTCTGCGCAAGGAACGCGGTGCGCTCGGCGAAGACGAGGACGGCGGCGAGTGGGCCATCGACGTGAACGAAGTCATCACCGACGTGGAGCGCAAGGGTGGCGACGTAACCGTCTTTTCCCACGAGTTCGCGCCGGGGGAGCAGCTGTCGAACCTCGGCGGAATCGCCGCCTTGCTCCGCTATCGGTTGGAATAA
- a CDS encoding DUF4013 domain-containing protein, whose amino-acid sequence MFNESINYLKDSDDAAKTVLIGGLLAIFGFLIIPALIVQGYTIRVLRRVSDGDTEAPVFSDWGKLTVDGLKAVIIVLVYSLLPALLAVVFIGGGVALMDRVPFIGGFVALFGSLLTFVIGLAVLYVVPAALVRFAEKGTMGSGFEYESLVPIVRDREYATGWLLALGILVVAGVISSAVAVVPLLGWLLAVFIGFYAQVTAAYIYARSYAEATEHRLREGPEVDDTRPAV is encoded by the coding sequence ATGTTCAACGAAAGCATCAACTATCTCAAAGACAGTGACGACGCCGCAAAGACGGTACTTATCGGGGGACTGCTCGCGATTTTTGGGTTCCTCATCATTCCGGCGCTCATCGTTCAGGGTTACACGATCCGGGTCCTGCGCCGCGTTTCGGACGGTGACACCGAAGCACCGGTCTTCAGCGACTGGGGAAAGCTCACGGTCGATGGCTTGAAAGCGGTCATCATCGTGCTCGTCTACTCGCTCCTCCCGGCCCTTCTCGCCGTGGTATTCATCGGTGGGGGCGTGGCACTCATGGACCGTGTTCCGTTCATCGGCGGGTTCGTCGCCCTGTTCGGGAGCCTGTTGACGTTCGTGATCGGACTCGCGGTCTTGTACGTCGTCCCCGCTGCGCTCGTCCGATTCGCGGAGAAAGGAACGATGGGATCGGGATTCGAATACGAATCGCTCGTGCCGATCGTCCGTGACCGGGAGTACGCGACCGGATGGCTCCTCGCGTTGGGTATCCTCGTCGTGGCCGGTGTGATTTCGAGCGCGGTCGCGGTCGTTCCGCTTCTCGGGTGGCTCCTGGCAGTGTTCATCGGCTTCTATGCGCAGGTGACGGCGGCGTACATCTACGCTCGGTCGTACGCGGAGGCGACCGAACACCGACTGCGCGAGGGACCGGAAGTGGACGACACCAGACCAGCGGTCTGA
- the rqcH gene encoding ribosome rescue protein RqcH — MDRKRELSSIDLAAVVRELASYEGAKVDKAYLYGDDLLRLKMRDFDRGRLELLIEVGEIKRAHTAAPEHVPAAPGRPPNFAMMLRNRLSGADFAGVEQFEFDRILQFNFKREDGDTTIVAELFGQGNLAVLDENNEVVDSLDTVRLKSRTVAPGSQYEFPSSRVNPLEIDYEEFEYRMNDSDTDVVRTLATQLNFGGLYAEEVCTRANVEKAKDISDADEEEYERLYAAIERLKEPLETGNFDPRVYYEDDTRVDVTPFPLEEYEDRDAEAFDSFNAALDDYFTNLDLSGDDDAAKSQEPQKPDFQGQIEKQQRIIDQQQGAIEGFERQAEAEREKAELLYGNYGFVDEILSTVQNARAEDTPWADIEARFEEGAERGIAAAEAVRGIDESEGTVAVEIDDTEITLFPEDGVEKNADRLYQEAKRIEEKKAGAQAAIEDTREELEAVKKRKEEWEAEPEAERDDEEPEDIDWLSRASIPIRKQEQWYERFRWFRTSDGFLVIGGRNADQNEELVKKYMDRNDLFFHSQAHGGPITILKTSDPSEPSRDVDVPNRSKEEAAQFAVSYSSVWKDGRFSGDAYMVSPEQVSKTPESGEYLEKGAFAIRGDRTYFRDTPVGVAVGITVEPNTRVIGGPPSAIESQAETYIEVEPGQYAQNDAAKRLYRQFRERFEDTSFVRKVASADLIQEFLPAGGSRMID; from the coding sequence ATGGACAGAAAGCGAGAGCTTTCGAGCATCGACCTCGCCGCCGTCGTTCGCGAACTCGCGAGCTACGAGGGTGCGAAGGTCGACAAAGCGTATCTCTACGGCGACGATCTGCTGCGCCTCAAGATGCGGGATTTCGACCGAGGTCGGCTCGAACTACTCATCGAGGTGGGTGAAATCAAACGAGCCCACACCGCGGCACCGGAGCACGTCCCGGCCGCGCCCGGCAGACCGCCGAACTTCGCCATGATGCTGCGAAATCGGCTTTCTGGGGCGGACTTCGCGGGCGTCGAGCAGTTCGAGTTCGACCGCATCCTTCAGTTCAACTTCAAACGAGAGGACGGCGATACGACTATCGTCGCGGAACTGTTCGGGCAGGGCAATCTCGCCGTGTTGGACGAGAACAACGAAGTCGTGGACAGTCTCGACACGGTTCGACTCAAATCCAGAACCGTCGCGCCCGGGTCGCAGTACGAGTTCCCCAGTTCGCGGGTGAACCCGCTCGAAATCGACTACGAGGAGTTCGAATACCGGATGAACGATTCGGACACCGACGTGGTCCGAACGCTGGCGACGCAACTCAACTTCGGCGGGCTGTACGCCGAAGAGGTCTGTACCCGTGCGAACGTCGAAAAAGCGAAGGACATCTCGGATGCCGACGAGGAGGAGTACGAACGACTCTACGCCGCCATCGAACGTCTGAAAGAACCGCTGGAAACGGGGAACTTCGACCCCCGGGTTTACTACGAGGATGATACTCGCGTCGATGTGACGCCGTTCCCACTCGAGGAGTACGAGGACCGGGATGCGGAGGCGTTCGACTCGTTTAACGCCGCGCTGGACGATTACTTCACGAATCTCGATTTGAGCGGGGACGACGACGCCGCGAAATCACAGGAACCCCAAAAGCCGGACTTCCAAGGCCAGATCGAGAAACAACAGCGCATCATCGACCAGCAGCAGGGTGCGATAGAAGGCTTCGAACGGCAAGCGGAGGCCGAGCGCGAGAAGGCCGAACTCCTCTACGGCAACTACGGGTTCGTCGATGAAATCCTCTCGACGGTTCAAAATGCCCGTGCCGAAGACACCCCGTGGGCGGACATCGAAGCCCGATTCGAGGAGGGCGCGGAACGCGGTATCGCCGCGGCCGAGGCCGTACGGGGAATCGACGAAAGCGAGGGCACCGTCGCCGTCGAAATCGACGACACCGAAATCACGCTGTTTCCGGAAGATGGCGTCGAAAAGAACGCGGACCGCCTGTATCAGGAAGCGAAGCGAATCGAGGAGAAGAAGGCGGGCGCACAGGCCGCCATCGAGGACACGCGCGAGGAACTGGAAGCCGTCAAGAAGCGAAAGGAGGAGTGGGAAGCGGAACCCGAAGCGGAGCGGGACGACGAGGAACCGGAGGACATCGACTGGCTGTCGAGAGCGTCCATCCCTATTCGTAAGCAAGAGCAGTGGTACGAACGGTTCCGGTGGTTTCGGACCTCGGACGGGTTCCTCGTTATCGGCGGGCGCAACGCCGACCAGAACGAGGAACTCGTCAAGAAGTATATGGACCGAAACGACCTCTTTTTCCACTCGCAGGCCCACGGCGGCCCGATTACCATCCTGAAAACGTCCGACCCGAGCGAACCGTCGAGGGACGTCGACGTGCCTAACAGAAGCAAGGAGGAAGCCGCCCAGTTCGCGGTATCGTACTCCTCGGTCTGGAAGGACGGACGGTTTTCGGGTGACGCTTACATGGTCTCGCCCGAACAGGTGTCAAAAACACCTGAAAGCGGCGAGTATCTTGAAAAAGGTGCGTTCGCCATCCGTGGCGACCGAACCTATTTCCGGGACACGCCGGTCGGCGTCGCAGTCGGAATCACCGTCGAACCGAACACGCGAGTTATCGGCGGACCACCGTCAGCTATCGAGTCGCAAGCAGAAACGTACATCGAAGTCGAACCGGGGCAGTACGCTCAGAACGACGCCGCCAAGCGACTCTATCGTCAGTTCCGTGAGCGGTTCGAGGATACCTCGTTCGTGCGCAAGGTAGCGAGCGCCGACCTGATTCAGGAGTTCCTCCCTGCCGGCGGTAGTCGGATGATAGACTGA
- the msrB gene encoding peptide-methionine (R)-S-oxide reductase MsrB: MSEQKSDLPESEDEWRERLSDEEYRVLREQGTERPGTGEHLDRKDDGTYVCAGCGAELFDSDTKYDSHCGWPSFYDVPEGNVETREDRSHGMVRTEVVCSNCGSHLGHVFDDGPEPTGQRYCINSVALDFDEE, translated from the coding sequence ATGAGCGAACAGAAATCCGACCTTCCTGAAAGCGAGGACGAGTGGCGCGAGCGCCTCTCGGACGAGGAGTATCGCGTCCTGCGCGAGCAGGGAACGGAGCGTCCCGGAACCGGCGAGCATCTCGATAGAAAAGACGACGGAACGTACGTCTGTGCTGGATGTGGTGCGGAACTGTTCGACTCGGACACGAAATACGACTCCCACTGTGGCTGGCCGAGTTTCTACGACGTGCCCGAGGGGAACGTCGAGACGCGAGAGGACAGAAGCCACGGAATGGTGCGAACCGAAGTCGTCTGTTCGAACTGCGGCAGCCATCTGGGTCACGTCTTCGACGACGGCCCGGAACCGACCGGACAGCGCTACTGCATCAACAGCGTTGCGCTGGACTTCGACGAGGAATGA
- a CDS encoding HVO_A0556 family zinc finger protein yields MSLTTQQSVIGHLEGEDCQWCHDGTLEHGTYKGNDAVVCDACGTPAAQLW; encoded by the coding sequence ATGAGTTTAACGACCCAGCAGAGCGTCATCGGACACCTCGAAGGTGAGGATTGTCAGTGGTGCCACGACGGAACGTTAGAACACGGCACCTACAAAGGAAACGACGCAGTCGTCTGTGACGCCTGCGGGACGCCCGCCGCACAGCTTTGGTAA